A single window of Leptospira yasudae DNA harbors:
- a CDS encoding GGDEF domain-containing protein yields the protein MNQKNKPDYENFFQNSIDLQSIQNLEGVVVDINSSFTTSLGWSKEELIGQTPFHLVHPDDLPSLLEEFQKLREDLPIAAGIQNRILCSDGKYKQFSWTAFSDFESGFVYVTGRDITELIESNRKISQLAEELKAANDRLFEQASTDPLTKLKNRRFFNEEINYLLRLARRQETPISLVMIDVDHFKQYNDTFGHPAGDRVLTDLASILIKTLRTSDLVARYGGEEFIAAMPNTTMEQAIEIMDRLSFAVREFPWEKRNVTISVGISTIRLTANDSEYEKSFKLLLENADRALYISKRNGRDRITHSSKHSNVS from the coding sequence ATGAATCAGAAGAATAAACCCGATTACGAAAATTTTTTTCAAAATTCAATCGATCTTCAATCCATTCAGAATTTAGAAGGTGTGGTCGTGGATATAAATTCTTCCTTTACGACCTCGCTCGGCTGGAGCAAGGAAGAACTCATCGGTCAAACTCCATTTCATCTAGTTCATCCCGACGACCTTCCCTCTCTTTTGGAAGAATTCCAAAAATTGCGCGAGGACCTTCCTATCGCAGCCGGAATACAAAATAGAATTTTATGTTCGGATGGAAAATACAAACAATTCTCCTGGACTGCGTTTTCCGATTTTGAATCCGGTTTCGTGTATGTAACCGGAAGGGATATTACCGAACTCATCGAATCCAACCGCAAGATCAGTCAACTCGCGGAAGAGCTGAAGGCCGCTAACGATCGGTTGTTCGAGCAGGCCTCGACGGACCCGCTTACCAAATTGAAGAATAGAAGATTCTTCAACGAAGAAATAAACTACCTGTTGCGCCTCGCGCGAAGACAAGAAACTCCGATTTCTCTGGTTATGATCGACGTGGATCATTTTAAACAATACAATGATACCTTCGGTCATCCTGCGGGAGATCGGGTATTGACGGATCTTGCTTCCATTCTTATCAAGACTTTGCGCACAAGCGATCTCGTCGCGCGTTACGGCGGGGAAGAATTCATAGCCGCAATGCCGAATACGACGATGGAACAGGCGATCGAGATCATGGATCGACTCTCTTTTGCGGTAAGAGAATTTCCGTGGGAAAAAAGAAACGTTACGATCAGCGTCGGAATTTCTACGATTCGTTTAACCGCAAACGACTCCGAATACGAAAAATCATTTAAACTTCTTTTGGAAAATGCGGATCGCGCGCTTTACATATCCAAGAGAAACGGAAGGGATCGAATCACGCATTCTTCGAAACATTCCAACGTCAGTTAA
- the len gene encoding endostatin-like outer membrane protein, LenA/LenB family, which produces MFKKFFLTLLTGTIAATLCSCEDKKEDNTSLLSLLLGSTGVLGNITAPPCKDAAFCRTFIATNNGAGYNGNLGGVSGADAKCMAARPSGLNGTYKALIVSLNVREVVSVADGTPGLKDWVLYPNKQYRRSDGTTVTFTTNANSTVTANLANGIDAGAQKFFWNGFNGGPGTFPWEVASDCNAWGSNDGNFVGQAGNTTATNPNDVPSGAFTVDAHACNASLNLLCIEQ; this is translated from the coding sequence ATGTTTAAAAAATTTTTTCTTACACTGTTGACGGGAACGATCGCAGCGACTCTTTGCTCTTGCGAGGACAAAAAAGAGGACAACACAAGTCTTCTTTCCCTTTTACTCGGATCTACAGGGGTCTTGGGAAACATAACCGCACCCCCTTGCAAAGACGCTGCGTTTTGCAGAACGTTTATCGCGACGAACAACGGAGCCGGTTACAACGGAAACTTAGGCGGAGTAAGCGGTGCGGATGCGAAGTGTATGGCCGCAAGACCTTCGGGTTTAAACGGAACGTATAAGGCGCTGATCGTTTCTTTGAACGTACGTGAAGTCGTTTCTGTAGCGGACGGAACTCCCGGCTTAAAAGATTGGGTCTTGTATCCAAATAAACAATACCGCAGAAGCGACGGAACTACGGTCACGTTTACAACAAACGCAAACTCGACCGTCACAGCAAACCTTGCAAACGGAATCGATGCGGGAGCGCAGAAGTTTTTTTGGAACGGGTTCAACGGAGGTCCGGGAACCTTTCCTTGGGAAGTCGCATCCGATTGCAATGCATGGGGTTCCAATGACGGTAACTTTGTGGGACAAGCGGGAAATACGACCGCAACCAATCCGAACGACGTCCCCAGCGGAGCATTTACGGTGGATGCTCACGCTTGCAATGCAAGCCTGAACCTTCTCTGTATTGAACAGTAA
- the mutL gene encoding DNA mismatch repair endonuclease MutL: MGKIQELSPELINQIAAGEVIESAHSVVKELIENSMDAGATQVDIESKDGGLSLLRITDNGSGIAPEDLEPALKRHATSKIRDYKDLESVLSYGFRGEALASIASVSRLTLESGTKDQKTAWKIRSTGGAISDREEIPGFTGTKILVEELFFNTPVRRKFLKSIRSEDKKIRDRVTTQALAREDVRFRLFQDGKEVFVLPSRENKKDRIIDLFGENFRDHLLEVSLERGGIKATGYISDPDFYKSNRTGQFIFINGRPIEIKYSSVLLKKAYDELLPPNGHPYCFLFFDIDPSRVDVNVHPAKKEIRFLDEEGFNGFFLTLIQKELRSSTPVSFLELKKRLLRPTPDTFKTSSLYQAHSSSSSRAQESPLLGRELFNEVRRQEGFDLERMGPGASLSALTDERVKHSSFVPKKHFGVLFETFILAEAEDGFYIIDQHTAHERIRYEEVLRKLEKKNYGIQPLLTPIRIDVSKQEQEDILNRSKEYEEVGIHLDPLGEDSVVLREIPAYMEPGEEKEIILDFLNRTEGKETTEPELYDLMAKCVACRSAIKKGDQLSDPILAEILNRLSYCENPSRCPHGRPTLVKLSRDDLERMFHRK; this comes from the coding sequence ATGGGGAAAATCCAAGAACTCAGCCCGGAACTCATCAATCAAATCGCCGCCGGCGAGGTCATCGAATCCGCGCATTCCGTCGTGAAAGAACTGATCGAAAATTCCATGGATGCCGGTGCGACTCAGGTGGATATCGAGTCCAAGGACGGCGGTCTTTCTTTACTCCGCATCACCGATAACGGTTCCGGGATCGCTCCCGAGGATTTGGAACCTGCGCTAAAACGACACGCGACGAGTAAGATCCGCGATTACAAGGATCTTGAATCCGTTTTGAGTTACGGATTCCGCGGAGAAGCGCTGGCTTCCATCGCTTCGGTGTCCCGCCTAACGTTGGAAAGCGGAACCAAGGATCAGAAAACGGCCTGGAAGATCCGCTCGACCGGAGGAGCAATTTCCGATCGCGAAGAAATTCCCGGATTTACGGGAACGAAAATCCTCGTCGAAGAACTTTTCTTCAACACTCCCGTCCGCAGAAAATTCTTAAAGTCGATCCGTTCCGAAGACAAAAAAATCCGCGATCGAGTAACTACGCAAGCGCTTGCGAGAGAAGACGTTCGCTTTCGACTTTTTCAAGACGGAAAGGAAGTGTTCGTTCTTCCTTCCCGAGAAAATAAAAAGGATCGGATCATCGATCTGTTCGGGGAGAATTTCCGCGATCATCTTTTGGAAGTGAGTTTGGAACGGGGCGGAATCAAGGCAACCGGTTATATCAGCGATCCCGATTTTTATAAATCCAATCGGACCGGACAATTCATCTTCATCAACGGAAGACCGATCGAAATCAAGTACAGCTCCGTTCTTTTAAAGAAAGCGTATGACGAACTGCTTCCTCCGAACGGACATCCGTATTGTTTTTTATTTTTCGATATCGATCCTTCTCGGGTGGACGTAAACGTTCATCCCGCAAAAAAAGAAATCCGCTTCTTGGACGAGGAAGGATTTAACGGATTCTTTCTCACTCTCATTCAAAAGGAATTGAGATCCAGTACTCCGGTCAGTTTTTTAGAATTGAAAAAACGTCTTTTAAGACCGACGCCCGATACGTTTAAAACGAGTTCTTTGTATCAAGCGCATTCTTCCTCTTCTTCCCGAGCGCAGGAAAGTCCGTTGCTCGGTCGAGAGCTGTTCAACGAGGTTCGCCGTCAGGAAGGTTTCGATTTGGAAAGAATGGGACCGGGAGCTTCTCTTTCCGCGCTTACCGACGAACGGGTGAAACATTCCTCTTTTGTTCCGAAAAAACATTTCGGAGTTCTGTTCGAAACGTTCATCCTCGCGGAAGCGGAAGACGGTTTTTACATCATCGATCAACATACGGCGCATGAACGAATCCGATATGAAGAAGTTCTTCGAAAACTCGAAAAGAAGAATTACGGAATCCAGCCGCTTTTGACGCCGATTCGAATCGACGTTTCCAAACAGGAACAGGAAGACATTTTAAACCGAAGTAAGGAATACGAAGAAGTCGGAATTCACCTCGATCCGCTCGGGGAGGACAGCGTGGTTCTTCGCGAAATTCCCGCTTATATGGAACCGGGAGAGGAAAAGGAAATCATTCTCGATTTTTTAAACCGAACCGAAGGAAAGGAAACCACCGAACCCGAGTTATACGACCTGATGGCAAAGTGCGTCGCCTGCCGTTCCGCGATCAAAAAAGGGGATCAGCTTTCCGATCCGATCCTCGCCGAAATTTTAAACAGACTGAGTTATTGCGAAAATCCTTCCCGATGTCCGCACGGAAGACCCACCTTAGTAAAGTTGAGCAGAGATGACCTCGAAAGAATGTTCCACAGAAAATGA
- a CDS encoding YqaA family protein, producing MTSKECSTENEEVPGKEPDRVVRKLFRQTLVGIVILVLGVVFLARVFPEPVLAVSQKFIDITGVFGVGIGILLADSLHVFIPPDVFLMIAVAGKLNSILVIASASIGSLIGGTISYLTGRILLPKIEGIASFVKKHEQKLEHYLHRYGFWAVVLAALTPLPYSWVSLAAGAMKMRYVLFFQGCLFRIPRFIVFYYLIQFGWVGGGM from the coding sequence ATGACCTCGAAAGAATGTTCCACAGAAAATGAAGAAGTTCCCGGTAAAGAGCCGGATAGAGTCGTTCGAAAATTATTCCGTCAAACGTTAGTCGGAATCGTGATTCTCGTTTTGGGAGTCGTGTTCTTGGCGCGTGTGTTCCCCGAACCGGTCCTTGCAGTTTCACAAAAGTTCATAGACATCACCGGAGTGTTCGGAGTGGGGATCGGCATTCTACTCGCGGATTCACTGCACGTATTCATTCCGCCCGACGTCTTTCTGATGATCGCGGTCGCCGGAAAGTTGAATTCGATTCTTGTCATCGCTTCCGCGTCGATCGGAAGTCTGATCGGAGGAACGATTTCGTATCTTACCGGGAGAATTCTTCTGCCAAAGATCGAAGGTATTGCGAGCTTCGTCAAAAAACACGAACAAAAGCTCGAACACTATCTGCACCGATACGGGTTTTGGGCCGTGGTCTTGGCCGCGTTGACACCGCTTCCGTATTCCTGGGTTTCTTTGGCGGCTGGTGCGATGAAAATGAGATACGTTTTGTTTTTTCAGGGTTGTCTTTTTAGAATTCCGCGTTTTATAGTATTCTATTATCTGATTCAATTCGGTTGGGTCGGAGGCGGAATGTAA
- a CDS encoding replication-associated recombination protein A → MSDLFTKKPIPPLAHKIRPSSFEEVIGQTRATKQLVNYRSPVSIILYGPPGTGKSTLAGILCRRWNLPYVEYNAVSTGVAEIKKLLERAEREGTILLFLDEIHRFSASQQDSLLKGVETGHLVLIGATTENPAFRITRPLLSRCQILKIEPLSLEEQSSLLERGIQNLAYSINLNEEAKETLIRFSGGDGRKLLSNLEGLSFSFPDGHTISKSDVEEYLASRVIEYDKSGESHYDVISAFIKSVRGSDPDAALYYLAVLLEGGEDPLFIMRRLIILASEDVGNASVNGLPLAVSGLHALEAIGMPEGRLILAHVTTFLASCPKSNASYKGLGAALSFVREKGTGIKIPNRLRNAPTFLHKKEGASQGYIYPHDFGGFKEQNYFPDEYADHPPRFYFPTGNGAELKLKEYLEKVWEKTAWKKGD, encoded by the coding sequence TTGAGCGATCTTTTTACAAAGAAGCCGATTCCACCTCTTGCGCATAAAATCCGTCCTTCCAGTTTCGAAGAGGTCATCGGTCAGACGAGGGCCACCAAACAACTCGTCAACTATCGTTCTCCCGTTTCCATCATTCTCTATGGTCCGCCGGGAACGGGAAAATCCACGTTAGCCGGAATTCTTTGCCGCAGATGGAACCTTCCGTATGTGGAATACAACGCCGTTTCCACCGGAGTCGCAGAAATCAAAAAACTTTTGGAACGAGCGGAACGGGAAGGAACGATCCTTCTGTTTTTGGACGAGATCCACCGCTTCAGCGCTTCGCAACAGGACAGCCTTTTGAAAGGAGTGGAAACGGGTCATCTCGTATTGATCGGTGCCACGACCGAAAACCCTGCCTTTCGGATCACAAGACCTCTTTTATCCCGTTGTCAAATCCTGAAAATCGAACCTCTAAGTTTGGAGGAACAATCCTCCCTTTTGGAAAGAGGAATTCAAAATCTTGCATATTCCATAAATTTAAACGAAGAAGCCAAGGAAACGCTGATCCGTTTTTCGGGCGGTGACGGAAGGAAGTTATTATCGAACCTCGAAGGGCTCAGCTTCAGTTTTCCGGACGGTCATACGATTTCCAAATCGGACGTGGAGGAATATCTTGCGAGCCGCGTGATCGAATACGACAAAAGCGGCGAATCGCACTACGATGTGATTTCCGCGTTTATCAAATCGGTCCGTGGAAGCGATCCCGACGCGGCCTTGTATTATCTCGCCGTTCTTTTGGAAGGAGGAGAAGATCCTCTTTTTATCATGCGAAGATTGATCATTCTCGCGAGCGAAGACGTGGGGAACGCTTCCGTAAACGGTTTGCCCCTTGCGGTTTCCGGTCTTCATGCGCTCGAGGCGATCGGAATGCCCGAAGGAAGATTGATCCTCGCGCACGTCACAACCTTCTTAGCATCCTGTCCCAAATCGAACGCGAGCTACAAAGGATTGGGCGCGGCGCTTTCTTTCGTTCGAGAAAAAGGAACCGGGATTAAAATTCCGAATCGTCTTCGAAACGCGCCCACCTTTCTTCATAAAAAGGAAGGGGCTTCCCAGGGTTATATCTATCCGCACGACTTCGGCGGGTTTAAGGAACAAAATTATTTCCCGGACGAGTACGCGGATCATCCGCCCCGTTTTTACTTTCCGACGGGAAACGGAGCCGAGTTGAAGTTGAAGGAATATCTGGAGAAGGTCTGGGAAAAAACTGCTTGGAAAAAAGGGGATTGA
- the hisC gene encoding histidinol-phosphate transaminase has translation MIPFQPILNSLKSYEAGKPIELVVREFGIDPHQVIKLGSNENPFGCAQPVIEAVQKAASTMSYYPDDSYLDLKTALGERFGVTPDRIIPGNGSDQVLDFACRCVLGPGDPILINRITFAMYKIYALQCGAKVHSTETVPHDLNAFLDLTKSVRPKIIFLCTPSNPVGDALDKSDVYEFLRRIPQDTLVVIDAAYMEFGNKKDPNKFIPAKEVTDLFPNVFYTGTFSKVYGLGGMRIGYGIGNKELISNLYKMRPPFSVANLSALAATTALQNESHVESYLENNLNEMKRYESFAQEEQIEFMNSYANFITLFARKNGKTSTEIAQSLLRQGIILRDLKSYELGALRITIGRPDQNDRVLDALRREFA, from the coding sequence ATGATCCCCTTTCAACCCATTCTAAACTCGCTTAAAAGCTACGAAGCCGGTAAACCGATCGAACTCGTCGTACGGGAATTCGGGATCGATCCGCATCAAGTCATCAAACTCGGTTCCAACGAAAACCCGTTCGGTTGCGCGCAACCCGTCATTGAAGCCGTTCAAAAGGCCGCTTCCACGATGTCGTATTATCCGGACGATTCTTACCTGGATCTGAAAACCGCGTTAGGCGAAAGATTCGGCGTAACCCCCGATCGGATCATTCCCGGCAACGGAAGCGATCAGGTTCTGGACTTCGCTTGCCGCTGCGTATTGGGACCGGGAGATCCGATTCTCATCAATCGAATCACGTTTGCAATGTATAAGATCTACGCGCTTCAATGCGGCGCGAAAGTTCATTCCACGGAAACGGTTCCTCACGATCTAAACGCGTTTCTGGATCTCACAAAGTCCGTTCGACCGAAAATCATCTTTTTATGCACTCCTTCCAATCCGGTCGGAGACGCACTCGACAAATCGGACGTTTACGAATTTTTAAGAAGGATTCCACAGGACACGTTAGTCGTCATCGATGCCGCGTATATGGAATTCGGAAACAAAAAGGATCCGAACAAGTTCATTCCCGCAAAAGAAGTCACCGATCTTTTTCCGAACGTATTTTATACGGGGACCTTTTCCAAGGTTTACGGACTCGGAGGAATGCGGATCGGATACGGAATCGGAAACAAGGAATTGATCTCCAATCTGTATAAGATGCGTCCTCCGTTCAGCGTCGCCAATCTCTCCGCGCTCGCGGCTACGACCGCCCTGCAAAACGAATCGCACGTGGAATCCTATCTCGAAAACAATCTCAACGAGATGAAACGATACGAATCGTTCGCACAAGAAGAACAGATCGAATTTATGAATTCGTACGCGAACTTCATTACGCTTTTTGCAAGAAAGAACGGGAAAACTTCCACGGAAATCGCGCAATCTCTTCTCCGCCAGGGAATCATTCTCCGGGATTTGAAAAGCTACGAACTGGGCGCGCTTCGAATCACGATCGGAAGGCCGGACCAAAACGACCGGGTTCTCGACGCTCTGCGCAGAGAATTCGCGTAA
- a CDS encoding M48 family metallopeptidase, with the protein MPDFFYDGKTAAPVSGTLVPQETGLFFRSETLPEGKNTFHFSYTQIQSLEKLGNEYRLQLDDRQETQNDLIFTFDSPQKAKLIQAYRKKAFSNDFKGILSRFLLLPAFPQILVAGILAVGIGYLILTKLDRLYVIVPESADRSLGEMISKQFEANYSECKNVELSQSVKKIRNTIVSPKKRDRYSIRILKSEDVNAFALPGGTIYILSGLLEESESPEEVAAILAHEIAHVENRHGIRQMIRLLGISLVVKLAIGIGFDDIGTLETITEIVNTLTILRYSREFEEEADGEAFETLKKSGIGLGGFVNFFEREEAKLGKKVPQSGKKKAEEQKEWDAAKILDWFSTHPDNQSRIQKAKDFSKGMKAKQRGIRIDRWKTIRENCS; encoded by the coding sequence ATGCCCGATTTTTTCTACGACGGCAAAACCGCCGCTCCGGTCTCCGGGACGCTCGTTCCGCAGGAGACCGGTCTTTTCTTCCGCTCCGAAACGCTTCCTGAAGGAAAAAATACATTCCATTTTTCTTATACACAAATCCAGTCGCTTGAAAAACTCGGAAACGAATATAGACTTCAACTCGACGACCGGCAAGAAACGCAAAACGATCTGATCTTCACGTTCGATTCTCCGCAAAAGGCGAAGTTGATTCAGGCATATCGCAAGAAGGCGTTCTCCAACGATTTCAAAGGAATTCTTTCCCGCTTTTTACTTTTGCCGGCGTTTCCTCAGATCCTCGTTGCGGGAATTCTCGCGGTCGGAATCGGATATCTGATTTTAACGAAGTTGGATCGACTTTATGTAATCGTTCCCGAATCCGCGGACAGATCCCTCGGAGAAATGATCTCGAAACAATTCGAAGCGAACTACTCCGAATGTAAGAACGTGGAACTTTCTCAGAGCGTAAAAAAAATCCGCAACACGATCGTATCTCCGAAAAAACGGGATCGATATTCCATCCGCATTCTCAAAAGCGAAGACGTAAACGCGTTCGCTTTGCCCGGCGGAACCATCTACATCCTTTCCGGACTTTTGGAAGAGTCCGAATCGCCGGAAGAAGTAGCGGCCATCCTCGCGCACGAAATCGCGCACGTGGAAAATCGTCACGGAATTCGGCAGATGATTCGACTGCTCGGAATTTCTCTCGTGGTGAAACTCGCGATCGGAATCGGCTTCGACGATATTGGAACGCTCGAAACGATTACGGAAATCGTAAACACTCTCACCATTCTCCGCTACTCGCGCGAGTTCGAAGAGGAAGCGGACGGAGAAGCGTTCGAGACCTTAAAAAAATCCGGCATAGGTCTCGGCGGTTTCGTGAACTTCTTTGAAAGGGAAGAAGCGAAGTTGGGAAAGAAAGTCCCGCAAAGCGGAAAGAAAAAAGCGGAGGAACAAAAGGAATGGGACGCAGCGAAAATTTTAGATTGGTTCAGTACGCACCCGGACAATCAAAGCCGCATTCAAAAGGCCAAGGATTTTTCCAAAGGGATGAAGGCGAAACAAAGAGGAATCCGAATCGATCGATGGAAAACCATTCGGGAAAATTGTTCGTAA
- a CDS encoding YjgN family protein, producing the protein MQSESATRFSLDAKGEELFLIYLKNIFFTIITAGVYFFWAKVNTQKFIHRHLVFQGQRFDYHGTGKENFIGFLKGMGILILGLGIYFGLFFLAAKLGLWATILVAILFYSAMLLAIPYITIGSRKYFLSRTSFNNIRFRFTGKVLQLVRLFVPNALLTLVTLGFYTPWFINKTEKFFIDHSHLGNANFQYDGIGKELFFIYLKGFFFTLITAGIYSFWFHANLHNYYWNHTKFQGIPFRSELRPGAIFVNMLMSIVLVFFTLGIGIPWAYLRSIRMITNSLSLESAPNLSAIQSVKDPSASALADGLQEAGEAISSVFGN; encoded by the coding sequence ATGCAATCCGAATCGGCAACCCGTTTCTCGCTGGACGCGAAGGGAGAGGAACTTTTCCTCATTTATCTGAAGAACATCTTTTTTACCATCATCACGGCGGGTGTTTATTTTTTTTGGGCGAAAGTAAACACGCAAAAGTTCATCCATAGACATCTCGTTTTTCAAGGACAACGATTCGATTATCACGGAACCGGTAAGGAGAATTTTATCGGCTTTCTGAAAGGAATGGGAATCCTCATCCTAGGGCTCGGCATTTATTTCGGATTGTTTTTTCTCGCGGCCAAACTCGGCCTTTGGGCGACGATCCTTGTCGCGATTCTTTTTTATTCCGCGATGCTTCTTGCGATTCCGTATATCACGATCGGATCGAGAAAATACTTTTTAAGCAGAACTTCGTTTAACAATATCCGTTTCCGTTTTACCGGAAAAGTGCTGCAACTCGTACGGCTTTTCGTACCGAACGCGCTTTTGACCCTCGTTACTCTCGGATTTTACACTCCTTGGTTCATCAATAAGACCGAAAAGTTTTTCATCGACCATTCCCATCTCGGAAACGCGAACTTTCAATACGACGGAATCGGAAAGGAACTCTTCTTCATCTATCTCAAAGGATTTTTCTTTACGCTGATAACCGCGGGAATCTATTCCTTCTGGTTTCACGCGAATCTCCACAACTACTATTGGAATCACACGAAGTTCCAGGGAATTCCATTTCGTTCCGAACTTCGTCCCGGAGCCATCTTCGTAAACATGCTCATGTCGATCGTTCTCGTCTTCTTCACGTTGGGAATCGGAATTCCCTGGGCGTATCTTCGTTCCATCCGAATGATCACCAATTCCTTATCCTTGGAATCGGCTCCGAATCTTTCCGCGATTCAAAGCGTAAAAGATCCGAGTGCGAGCGCATTGGCGGACGGATTGCAGGAAGCGGGAGAAGCCATCAGCTCGGTGTTCGGCAACTGA
- a CDS encoding peroxidase family protein produces MILVNFENEREISLPENSSPQSLLEISLSHGIPHTHACGGNARCSTCRVLVLENPSNLSEPEQNEKDLSQKKGFPESVRLACQAKVLGDVRVRRIVLDDEDYNLTIPGSAAISGEEKEIAILFSDIRDFTSFSESHLPYDVIHILNRYFYKMGDIVLKHGGKIDKYIGDGLMALFGVDGGSSEEVCLSAIRAAKEMEIELYSLNEYLKSHFHTNFRIGVGVHYGSCILGQLGHPANMSFTAIGDSVNMASRIESKTKKAGVSVLISESAYAQVKERVLKGKTFSTQLKGKTGDYKLYEVKEILKKASLNAWEEARNSLRRIILVRDTGSWLKLVYHLACLFDEKENWIGLSAAKAFQHFAHLSENGDLVQNYYQIKDLWETFNEKMQTSFSFADFLALAGAVAIEKSGGPRLHVEPGKTDKPVNEVVQILPLGMQTQRDQLPCLHKMGLSVQDLVLISGARTIGWLGGESFTANPYNFDNSYFHVLLKAGLEGPLLIPNDRELLKNDESRAFVLEYALDQNRFFEDFTKTYFKLTA; encoded by the coding sequence ATGATTCTTGTAAATTTCGAAAATGAAAGAGAAATTAGTTTACCCGAAAATTCATCGCCCCAGAGCCTGTTAGAAATCAGTTTGTCTCATGGAATTCCTCATACGCACGCTTGCGGAGGAAACGCCCGTTGTTCCACGTGCCGCGTATTGGTCCTGGAAAATCCTTCCAATTTATCCGAGCCTGAACAAAATGAAAAGGATTTGTCGCAAAAGAAAGGATTTCCGGAATCCGTTCGTCTTGCTTGTCAAGCCAAAGTATTGGGTGACGTTCGTGTTCGAAGAATCGTCTTAGACGACGAAGACTACAATCTAACGATCCCAGGCTCCGCCGCGATCTCGGGAGAAGAAAAGGAAATCGCCATACTGTTCAGCGATATCCGCGACTTTACGAGTTTCTCCGAATCACATCTTCCGTACGACGTAATCCATATTCTCAACCGTTACTTTTACAAGATGGGCGACATCGTTTTAAAACACGGAGGAAAGATCGACAAGTATATCGGAGACGGATTGATGGCTCTGTTCGGAGTGGACGGAGGTTCTTCCGAAGAGGTTTGTCTTTCCGCGATCCGAGCCGCAAAGGAAATGGAAATCGAACTCTATTCCTTAAACGAATATCTCAAATCCCACTTTCATACGAACTTTAGGATCGGAGTCGGAGTACATTACGGAAGTTGCATATTAGGACAATTAGGACATCCCGCGAACATGTCCTTCACCGCGATCGGTGATTCGGTCAACATGGCGAGCCGGATCGAGTCCAAAACAAAAAAGGCCGGAGTTTCCGTTTTGATTTCGGAATCGGCTTATGCGCAGGTCAAGGAAAGGGTTCTCAAAGGAAAAACGTTTTCCACGCAGCTCAAAGGAAAAACCGGGGATTACAAACTCTACGAGGTCAAGGAGATTCTCAAGAAGGCGAGTTTAAACGCTTGGGAAGAAGCGAGAAATTCTTTGCGAAGAATCATTCTCGTTCGAGATACGGGAAGCTGGTTGAAACTCGTCTATCATCTCGCTTGTCTCTTCGATGAAAAGGAGAATTGGATCGGACTTTCCGCGGCGAAGGCGTTCCAACACTTCGCGCATCTTTCCGAAAACGGAGACCTGGTTCAAAACTACTATCAAATCAAAGACTTATGGGAAACGTTCAACGAAAAGATGCAGACTTCCTTTTCGTTTGCTGACTTTCTCGCGCTGGCCGGAGCGGTCGCGATCGAAAAATCAGGCGGCCCCCGTCTCCACGTCGAACCCGGTAAAACGGATAAACCGGTAAACGAGGTCGTGCAGATTCTTCCTTTGGGAATGCAGACTCAAAGAGATCAGCTTCCCTGTCTGCACAAGATGGGACTGAGCGTGCAAGACCTCGTTTTGATTTCGGGAGCGAGAACGATCGGTTGGCTCGGAGGAGAATCGTTCACCGCAAATCCGTACAACTTCGACAACAGTTACTTTCACGTCCTGCTCAAGGCCGGATTGGAAGGACCGCTTTTGATCCCAAACGATCGCGAGCTTTTGAAAAACGACGAATCGCGCGCCTTCGTTTTGGAATACGCTCTGGATCAGAATCGGTTTTTCGAAGATTTTACGAAAACGTATTTCAAACTAACGGCTTGA